Proteins from one Candidatus Sulfotelmatobacter sp. genomic window:
- a CDS encoding pitrilysin family protein encodes MSEARSTMPSAGPPREGTMPSAVERVLDNGLRVVAFEQRNLPLIAAQLVVRGGGAATEHEHEAGLAALTAALLTQGTTAHDATEVAAAADALGARVEASSGYDASLASASATTPAFPQAFALLDEIVRRPAFAQREVDRVRTKSISDLTLTYANPSALARLVAQRVAYGGAPYGHPVAGTAATLAALERERVVWFHQRAYRPDGAILILGGDLRVDDAFALAERELGDWRAPDVPLESMPGSTIPPPRAQVVVVDKPDAGRTAIVTGRIAIARASDEYDAGVVATSVLSGYSGRLNQEIRVKRGLSYGAGASLGARRMPGLFSAMTLVDHTRAAEATGVMLAAIRSLVDAPASDEDLLSRKATVTGGFFRSVETVDGVTSALAEHVLYEVPVEELQVFARNVEAVDAAAVRAFARRRLVDDELIVLVGDADKFVGELDPAFGPVRVIPFPELDLGSPTLGA; translated from the coding sequence GTGAGCGAAGCACGTTCGACGATGCCCTCCGCCGGGCCGCCGCGCGAGGGCACGATGCCCAGCGCCGTCGAGCGCGTGCTCGACAACGGCTTGCGCGTCGTCGCGTTCGAGCAGCGCAATCTGCCACTGATCGCGGCGCAGCTCGTCGTGCGCGGCGGCGGCGCGGCCACCGAGCACGAGCACGAAGCGGGATTGGCGGCGCTGACGGCCGCGCTGCTCACGCAAGGGACGACCGCGCACGACGCGACCGAGGTGGCGGCGGCGGCCGACGCGTTGGGCGCGCGGGTCGAAGCCTCGTCGGGATACGATGCGTCGCTGGCCAGCGCCAGCGCGACGACGCCGGCGTTTCCGCAGGCCTTCGCGCTGCTCGACGAGATCGTGCGCCGGCCGGCCTTCGCGCAGCGCGAGGTCGATCGCGTGCGCACCAAGTCGATCTCCGATCTGACGCTGACCTACGCCAACCCCAGCGCCCTGGCGCGGCTGGTCGCGCAGCGCGTCGCGTACGGCGGCGCGCCCTACGGTCACCCGGTGGCGGGGACGGCGGCGACGCTGGCGGCGCTCGAACGCGAACGGGTCGTGTGGTTCCATCAGCGCGCCTACCGTCCCGACGGCGCGATCCTGATCTTGGGCGGCGACCTGCGCGTCGACGACGCGTTCGCGCTGGCCGAGCGCGAGCTGGGCGATTGGCGCGCGCCGGACGTGCCGCTCGAATCGATGCCCGGGAGCACCATTCCGCCGCCGCGCGCGCAGGTCGTCGTCGTCGACAAGCCCGACGCGGGGCGCACCGCGATCGTCACCGGCCGCATCGCGATCGCGCGCGCATCCGACGAGTACGACGCCGGCGTCGTCGCGACGTCGGTCCTCTCCGGCTACAGCGGCCGGCTCAATCAAGAGATCCGGGTCAAGCGCGGGCTCTCGTACGGGGCCGGCGCGTCGCTCGGCGCGCGCCGGATGCCGGGACTGTTCAGCGCGATGACGCTGGTCGATCACACGCGGGCGGCCGAGGCGACCGGCGTGATGTTGGCCGCGATCCGCTCGCTGGTCGACGCGCCCGCGAGCGACGAGGATCTGCTGAGCCGCAAGGCGACCGTCACCGGCGGGTTCTTCCGCTCGGTCGAGACCGTCGACGGCGTGACCAGCGCGCTGGCCGAGCACGTGCTCTACGAAGTGCCGGTCGAAGAGCTGCAGGTCTTCGCGCGCAACGTCGAGGCGGTCGACGCCGCCGCGGTCCGCGCGTTCGCCCGGCGCCGGCTGGTCGACGACGAGCTGATCGTCCTGGTCGGCGACGCCGACAAGTTCGTCGGCGAGCTCGACCCGGCGTTCGGCCCGGTGCGCGTCATCCCGTTCCCCGAACTGGATCTGGGCTCGCCGACACTCGGCGCCTGA
- a CDS encoding AAA family ATPase produces the protein MSDAAATKETLLRYLKARIPFVSLRTHERRRAVDILRALAPELGGVPVLVHSLSAGVRDVTTNQKVSEERSIGGVLEYASQSMLQRQNLTFVLTDGSDIEDDGPLTRQFIDLVTLATDRGGSVVVITAKPTWAPLQRMGMTIVLDPPTEDELVLLLKEQVDSYRGQMPIEWDQSDVRTAASMLVGITAIEAENVIATLLAKGSVLKSDLIEIAHAKDRIFSDISGIEKIPVRDRDLSVGGLGGLRAWLDRERPLLTAPELRERGMRPPRGVLLVGVPGCGKSLSAKAIAAQWNLPLYRLDFATIHGMYLGQSESRLKEALATADHVAPCVLWIDEIEKGLAGGSDGGTSTRVIGQFLFWLQESSARVFVVATANDVSGLPPELLRRGRFDELFFVDLPTESERAEIITLYARKYLKRDVEQAILQELIALSDGFAGADLESAVKEVGKDAILKGESAVTPESWRRSFTNLVPLSKTSPERIAAIRAWGRERAVPASGQPTVAPSESKARRAVLT, from the coding sequence TTGTCAGACGCTGCCGCGACAAAAGAAACCCTGCTGCGCTATTTGAAGGCGCGAATTCCGTTCGTTTCGCTTCGAACGCACGAACGCCGTCGCGCGGTCGACATCCTTCGCGCGCTGGCGCCCGAGCTCGGCGGCGTGCCTGTGTTGGTGCACTCACTTTCCGCGGGCGTGCGTGACGTGACGACGAACCAGAAGGTGAGTGAGGAACGATCGATTGGCGGCGTGCTCGAGTATGCAAGCCAGTCGATGCTTCAGCGGCAAAACCTCACATTCGTCCTTACCGACGGCTCGGATATCGAGGACGATGGACCGCTTACCAGGCAGTTCATCGATCTTGTCACGCTGGCGACCGACCGCGGCGGATCGGTTGTGGTCATCACCGCGAAGCCGACTTGGGCGCCGTTGCAGCGCATGGGAATGACGATCGTCCTGGATCCGCCAACTGAAGACGAGCTCGTCCTACTGCTGAAAGAACAGGTCGACAGCTATCGTGGGCAGATGCCGATCGAATGGGACCAGTCGGACGTACGAACAGCTGCTTCGATGCTTGTCGGGATTACCGCTATTGAAGCCGAAAACGTCATCGCTACGCTGCTCGCCAAGGGTTCGGTTCTCAAGAGCGATCTGATCGAGATCGCCCACGCCAAGGATAGAATTTTCTCCGACATTAGTGGGATCGAGAAGATTCCGGTGCGCGATCGGGATCTATCGGTCGGAGGACTTGGCGGCTTGCGCGCCTGGCTCGATCGCGAACGTCCGCTGCTGACGGCGCCCGAACTGCGAGAACGTGGGATGAGGCCGCCCCGCGGCGTCTTGCTAGTCGGCGTCCCAGGCTGTGGCAAATCACTCTCAGCGAAGGCGATTGCGGCCCAGTGGAACCTCCCTCTATATCGCTTGGACTTTGCGACGATCCATGGCATGTATCTCGGCCAGTCGGAAAGCCGCCTCAAGGAAGCTCTCGCGACGGCAGATCACGTCGCACCGTGCGTGCTTTGGATCGACGAGATCGAAAAAGGGCTCGCCGGCGGCAGTGACGGCGGCACGTCGACACGCGTGATCGGCCAATTCCTCTTTTGGCTGCAAGAGTCGTCGGCGCGCGTATTCGTTGTCGCGACCGCCAACGACGTATCCGGCCTACCGCCGGAGTTACTGCGTCGTGGTCGCTTCGATGAGCTTTTCTTCGTCGATCTTCCCACCGAGTCGGAACGCGCCGAAATCATCACGCTGTATGCGCGTAAGTATCTCAAGCGTGACGTAGAGCAAGCGATTTTGCAAGAACTCATCGCGCTGTCCGATGGGTTTGCGGGCGCCGACTTGGAGTCAGCAGTGAAGGAAGTCGGGAAGGACGCCATCCTCAAAGGCGAGTCGGCTGTGACCCCTGAGTCGTGGCGACGAAGCTTCACGAACCTGGTCCCCTTGAGCAAAACGAGCCCAGAGCGTATCGCTGCCATTCGTGCCTGGGGACGCGAGCGCGCTGTTCCTGCTTCCGGACAACCGACCGTTGCGCCGAGCGAGTCGAAGGCACGGCGCGCGGTCTTGACCTAA
- a CDS encoding pitrilysin family protein gives MTALPTISAASIAVAPLRFADRTLPNGLRAILVPDRRVPAVAINVAYRVGGKDDPPGRSGFAHLFEHLMFKGTSDTAPETIDRLTEDVGGYNNAFTTEDITNYYEVVPSNHLERLLWAEADRLGSLNVNADNFATERDVVIGEYDQRILAEPYGMLDELVNREAYTVHPYRRGVIGSPEELNAAALADVVAFHATYYRPDNAVLVVAGDLDVEETWGWIERWFGPITAPSTPIPRVQVVEPVQTAERVYTYRAPNVPLPAVEEAYHIPAAAHPDAAALDVLEAVLSAGRSSRLYQSLIYRRSLATSAYAGADLRQQPGLFGVRVTCARGVALDDARAALGAELDRVREEPPDADELARVGTQIASSLVRQRQTNSGVALALIRATLERGDPALVNHDLERYLAVSPDDVLRVARTYLRPENRTIIEYLPA, from the coding sequence GTGACCGCTCTCCCCACGATCTCCGCGGCGTCGATCGCCGTCGCTCCGCTGCGCTTCGCCGACCGGACCCTCCCCAACGGGTTGCGGGCCATCCTGGTCCCCGACCGCCGCGTCCCCGCCGTCGCGATCAACGTCGCCTACCGGGTCGGCGGCAAGGACGACCCGCCGGGCCGCTCGGGCTTCGCGCACCTCTTCGAGCACCTGATGTTCAAGGGGACCTCGGACACCGCGCCCGAGACGATCGACCGGCTGACCGAGGACGTGGGCGGCTACAACAACGCCTTCACCACCGAGGACATCACCAACTACTACGAAGTGGTGCCCTCGAACCACCTCGAGCGGCTGCTGTGGGCCGAAGCCGACCGGCTGGGCTCGCTGAACGTCAACGCGGACAACTTCGCGACCGAACGCGACGTCGTGATCGGCGAGTACGATCAGCGCATCCTGGCCGAGCCGTACGGGATGCTCGACGAGCTGGTCAACCGCGAAGCGTACACCGTCCACCCGTACCGGCGCGGCGTGATCGGCAGCCCCGAGGAGCTCAACGCGGCCGCGCTGGCCGACGTCGTCGCTTTTCACGCCACCTACTACCGGCCCGACAACGCGGTGCTGGTCGTCGCCGGCGATCTCGACGTCGAGGAGACGTGGGGCTGGATCGAGCGCTGGTTCGGCCCGATCACCGCGCCCAGCACGCCGATCCCGCGCGTGCAGGTCGTCGAGCCGGTGCAGACGGCGGAACGCGTCTACACTTATCGCGCGCCCAACGTGCCGCTGCCGGCGGTCGAAGAAGCGTATCACATCCCCGCGGCCGCGCATCCCGACGCCGCCGCGCTCGACGTGCTCGAAGCCGTGCTCTCCGCCGGCCGTTCCTCGCGCCTGTATCAGTCGCTGATCTATCGCCGCTCGCTGGCGACCAGCGCGTACGCCGGCGCCGACCTGCGCCAACAGCCGGGACTGTTCGGCGTGCGGGTGACCTGCGCGCGCGGCGTCGCGTTGGACGACGCGCGGGCGGCGCTGGGCGCCGAGCTCGACCGCGTGCGCGAAGAGCCGCCGGACGCCGACGAGCTGGCGCGCGTCGGGACGCAGATCGCGAGCTCGCTGGTGCGGCAGCGACAGACGAACAGCGGCGTCGCGTTGGCGCTGATTCGCGCGACGCTCGAGCGCGGCGATCCGGCGCTGGTCAACCACGATCTCGAACGCTATCTCGCGGTGAGCCCGGACGACGTGCTGCGCGTGGCGCGCACGTATCTGCGCCCGGAAAACCGCACCATCATCGAGTATCTGCCGGCGTGA